The following are encoded in a window of Planctomycetaceae bacterium genomic DNA:
- a CDS encoding cbb3-type cytochrome c oxidase subunit I — protein MSEATIASPAQTQVRTHSELVDEKLVRTYFITALIFLTTSMLAGLLMAFQLIRHNPLQGIELFSPGRWRMVHTNAVAYGFLANGFLGCLHWVVPRLTLQPVLDKRLSWLIYAAWQIVVGATAVGILLGEAQALEWGETPVWIDPVAQLGLLLVAINFMTPIARMKGPIYVTLWYFLAAFVWTFLTYAMGNFIPEYFVGGTSAGAVGGLFIHDLVGLFVTPLGWGLDVLLCADPSEEAHLESRTFAGWLLGAWHSSIRFRGSTTSSTPLSRCSCSMVPWCQRLQLSLS, from the coding sequence ATGAGTGAAGCGACAATCGCATCTCCCGCTCAGACGCAAGTCAGGACGCACAGCGAACTGGTTGACGAAAAGCTAGTGCGGACCTATTTCATCACTGCGTTGATCTTCCTGACCACATCAATGCTGGCAGGTTTACTGATGGCGTTTCAGCTGATTCGCCATAATCCGCTTCAGGGGATCGAACTGTTTTCGCCCGGACGATGGCGGATGGTTCACACCAACGCCGTGGCCTACGGCTTCCTGGCGAATGGATTTCTTGGTTGCCTGCATTGGGTTGTGCCGCGACTGACCCTTCAGCCGGTTCTGGATAAGAGGCTTTCATGGTTGATCTACGCTGCCTGGCAAATTGTCGTCGGGGCCACGGCGGTTGGTATTTTGCTTGGCGAAGCTCAGGCACTGGAATGGGGCGAAACGCCGGTTTGGATCGACCCCGTTGCGCAGCTGGGTCTTCTGCTTGTAGCCATCAATTTCATGACGCCAATTGCTCGTATGAAAGGCCCTATCTACGTCACGCTCTGGTACTTCCTCGCCGCATTCGTCTGGACATTTCTGACGTACGCGATGGGCAACTTCATTCCGGAATACTTTGTCGGTGGAACAAGTGCGGGGGCGGTCGGCGGTCTGTTTATTCATGACCTGGTGGGATTGTTCGTAACTCCACTTGGTTGGGGCCTGGATGTATTACTTTGTGCCGATCCTTCTGAAGAAGCCCATCTGGAGTCACGGACTTTCGCCGGTTGGCTTCTGGGGGCCTGGCATTCTTCTATCCGCTTCAGGGGATCCACCACTTCCTCTACACCCCTATCCCGATGTTCCTGCAGTATGGTGCCGTGGTGTCAACGATTGCAGTTGAGCTTGTCGTGA
- a CDS encoding cbb3-type cytochrome c oxidase subunit II encodes MFESKSGILYVAGLGFFALAFVSNALVPALMYKNQKELTVEELVSPNLRYQFEDLARRFPDSFREAFGEIPEAEAEAEKFWDEKCAEALRYGHKIYVGEGCWHCHSQFVRPVSNEEERFGPVSHSWEYQNELQRPVLFGTRRVGPDLSREGGRRSNDWHAVHFYRPLDLSEGSPMPEYPWFFDGAPDKPNKKGLAMLTYIQWLGSWLDEYPYYEAYVETKLASPDAEGEDENE; translated from the coding sequence ATGTTTGAAAGCAAGTCAGGTATTCTGTACGTCGCAGGCCTGGGCTTTTTCGCGCTGGCATTTGTTTCCAACGCCCTGGTTCCCGCTTTGATGTACAAGAATCAAAAGGAACTCACCGTCGAAGAACTGGTGTCTCCGAACCTGCGATACCAGTTCGAAGACCTTGCACGTCGGTTCCCCGATTCCTTCAGGGAAGCTTTTGGAGAGATTCCGGAGGCGGAGGCAGAGGCAGAAAAGTTCTGGGACGAAAAGTGCGCCGAAGCACTTCGATACGGACACAAGATTTACGTTGGAGAAGGATGCTGGCACTGCCACAGTCAGTTCGTCCGACCTGTCTCAAATGAGGAAGAGCGGTTTGGGCCGGTCTCGCACTCGTGGGAATACCAGAACGAACTTCAGCGACCAGTTCTTTTCGGAACTCGTCGGGTCGGTCCGGACCTCAGCCGCGAAGGTGGACGCCGATCAAACGATTGGCATGCGGTGCACTTCTACCGTCCGCTGGACTTGTCGGAAGGCTCTCCGATGCCGGAGTACCCGTGGTTCTTCGACGGCGCTCCCGACAAGCCGAACAAGAAGGGCCTGGCGATGTTGACCTACATTCAGTGGCTTGGGTCGTGGCTGGATGAGTATCCCTACTATGAGGCCTATGTCGAAACCAAACTGGCCTCGCCTGATGCAGAAGGCGAAGATGAAAATGAATAA
- a CDS encoding cbb3-type cytochrome c oxidase subunit I → MAFFYPLQGIHHFLYTPIPMFLQYGAVVSTIAVELVVTTVVINFIGTLWGTPSAVKTNMPIRWFYTGMVYYFLTCLQCSFQVTLTFQKIIHFSDWVVGHAHMVMFGVFSMWIMGIMTYLYPRMLGRPWESQKLLAWHYWASTLGVGLMAADLILLGVFQGWSWAALEPWDYSVDFSYPFWVIRVFAGLAMFAGLIAFLQNIWLTTRAAAAAKAAA, encoded by the coding sequence CTGGCATTCTTCTATCCGCTTCAGGGGATCCACCACTTCCTCTACACCCCTATCCCGATGTTCCTGCAGTATGGTGCCGTGGTGTCAACGATTGCAGTTGAGCTTGTCGTGACAACTGTTGTCATTAACTTCATCGGCACACTCTGGGGCACTCCCAGTGCCGTAAAGACCAACATGCCGATTCGGTGGTTCTATACGGGGATGGTTTACTACTTCCTGACGTGTCTCCAGTGTTCATTTCAGGTAACACTGACATTTCAGAAGATTATCCACTTCAGTGACTGGGTGGTCGGTCACGCACATATGGTGATGTTCGGTGTGTTTTCGATGTGGATCATGGGCATCATGACCTATCTGTATCCCCGAATGCTGGGACGTCCGTGGGAAAGCCAGAAACTTCTGGCATGGCATTACTGGGCTTCCACACTGGGAGTCGGCCTGATGGCTGCTGACCTGATCCTGCTTGGGGTTTTTCAGGGCTGGTCATGGGCCGCCCTTGAACCGTGGGACTATTCGGTTGATTTTTCGTATCCGTTCTGGGTGATCCGGGTTTTCGCCGGTCTGGCTATGTTTGCCGGATTGATTGCGTTCCTGCAGAACATCTGGCTGACGACTCGAGCCGCGGCAGCTGCAAAAGCAGCCGCCTGA